In Salinibaculum sp. SYNS191, the genomic window GTCGAACAGCCGCTCCCGGCGGGAGACCTGCGGGGTCACGCCGCCCTCCGCGGGGGCCCGGTCGACATCGCGCTCGACGAGGCGCTGACCGAGCACTCGGTGGCGGACGTGCTCGCGGCGGACGCGGCGGACGTCCTCGTCGTCAAACCGATGGTCGTCGGCGGCCCGGACCGTGCCCACGACGTTGCCACGACGGCCAGCGAAGCCGGCGTGGACCCGGTGGTCTCGACGACTGTCGACGCCGTCGTCGCGCGGACGGGCGCGGTGCACGTCGCGGCGAGCGTGCCGGACGTCCGGGCGTGCGGGCTCGCCACCGGGTCGCTGCTGGCGAAGGACCTCTCGGCCGACCCCGCCCCCGTCAGCGACGGGAGCATCGAGGTGCCACAGGGCAAGGGTCTTGGCCTGCCGGACCGACCGCCGAGGTAGATGCGCGAGCCCGTCGACTGGCCAACCCGGGACCCGCTCGCACACCGCGCCGCGGCGACGCCGGACCGAACCGCGCTGGTAGACACCGAGACCGACCGCGAGTGGAGCGTCCGGGACCTGGACGCGACAGTCGACCGTCTGGCGGCCCGACTGACCGCAATCGGTCCAGGGGACACCGACGAGACGGAGGGCCGAGTCGGCCTCCTGGCCGCGACGAGCGCGGGTTTCGTCGCCGCGGTCCACGCTATTTTGCGGACGGGCGAGACGGTCGTCCCGCTCAACCTCCAGTTGACCGACGCGGAGCTGTCGGACCACCTCGCGCGGACAGCGCCCGACGTGCTCGTCTGCGAGCGGGACACCGAGGAGCGGGCAGTGTCGCTGTTCGACGGCCCGGTCGCCTCGCTGGACCGTCCGGAGACCGAGGGCGTCTCGGGACTGCGGCCGGCGAAGACGGCCGAAACGAACGTCGAGCCGCCGGCCTGGGACCGCCGCGACGAGGCGGTGGTACTGTTCACCTCGGGGACCACCGGTCGGGCGAAGGGCGTCCGGTTGACGCTGGGGAACCTCGTCGCCAGCGCCACGGCGTCGGCATTCCGGCTGGGCGTGGCACCGGGAGACCGGTGGCTGTGCTGTCTCCCGACCTACCACATGGGCGGGCTGGCCCCGATTCTGCGGACCGCGCTGTACGGGACGACACTGGTGGTGCAGCCGTCGTTCGACGCCGACAAGACGGCGAGGGTCCTCGATACGTCCGGCGCGACGGGGGTGTCCCTCGTCCCGACGCAGCTTCACCGGCTGCTGGAGACCGGCTGGCACCCACCGGAGAGTCTGTCGGCGGTCCTGCTGGGCGGCGCGCCGGCATCCGAGGACCTCCTCGAACGGGCGCTAGCGCGGGACGTGCCGGTCTACCCCACCTACGGGATGACGGAGACGGCCTCGCAGGTGGCGACGGCGACGCCGGCGCAGGTCGCGACGGACCCGGAAACGGTCGGCCAGCCGCTGGTGTTCACCGAGGTCACGGTCGTCGACGACTCCGGAAACCCTGTCGAGCGCGGCGAGAGCGGCGAAGTCGTCGTCGACGGGCCGACGGTCACGCCGGGCTATCTGGACGCGGAGGAGACGGCGACGGCCACCGGCGAGTACGGCCTCCACACCGGCGACGTCGGTCGTCGGGACGCCGACGGACTGCTCTATATCCTGGGGCGGGTCGACGACACCATCGTCACCGGCGGCGAGAACGTCCACCCGTCGGATGTCGCCGACGCGCTGCGGTCGCATCCCGGTGTCGCGGACGCTGCTGTCGTCGGACTCCCGGACGAGGAGTGGGGCGAGCGTGTGGCTGCGATGGTTGTTCCCGGGACCGACCGGGTGACCGTGGCGGAGGTCGAATCCCACGCGAGGGAACGGCTGGCGTCCTACAAGGTTCCGAAGACGATTGCGTTCGCCCCGGAACTCCCGCGAACGGCGTCGGGAACGCTCGACCGGGAAGCGGTCGCACAGCGCCTCCGGGAGTGACCCTCCCGCTTTTGGTCGACGGTGCCGTAGGTGGCCGCGTGTGCACACTCGCACTCGCGTGGCAGGTGTTCGAGGACGCGCCGGTCGTCGTCGCGGCGAACCGCGACGAGATGCTGGACCGGGCCTCCGAACCCCCGGCCCGCCGTGACTGGGAGGCGACAGCCGTCGCACCGCAGGACGCAGAGGCCGACGGGACCTGGCTCGGCTACAACGAGCACGGCGTCCTCGTCGCCATCACGAACCGCTGGATAGACGCGGACCCGCCGGCGGAGCGGTCCCGCGGGCTGCTGGTCCGGGACGCGCTGCGCCACGAGACGGCGGAGGACGCCATCCGCTACGTCGAGCGGGAACTCGACGTTCGCTCCTACGACGGCTTCAACCTGCTCGCAGTCGACGAGAACGCGGCACTGCTGGTCGAGTGGGACGGCCGCCGGAACGTCCGGAACCTCGACCCCGGCGCCCACGTCGTGGTCAACGTCGGCGCGGACGGCAGCTACACCATCCCGACCGTCCGCCCCGACCGGGGCGAGGAGCAGGCGACCAACGCCGACCAGTTGCGGACCGCGCTCCAGCCCGAGCCCGGCGAGCAGGCGAGGGAGTGGCTGGACCGCGCCGCGGCCGCAATCGCCGACCACGACTATGGGGTCTGCATCCACGGCGACGGCTTCGGCACGCGCTCGTCGTCGCTGGTGTTGCTGCCGTCGGAGGGCCCGGCGACCTACGAGTACGCGGACGGGCCGCCGTGCGAGACGCCGTTCGAACCAGTCGACGCCGTGCTGTGAGGGGGAGTCGCGGGGACAGTCAGGTTTAAACGGGAGACAACCCGTGTGTTGAGTATGAGTCTATCCGAAGCGGAGGAGAACCTCTCCGACGACGAGCGCCGGGGGCTCGAACTCGTCCGCGAGACCGGCGGTATCCACCAGAGCAACTTCTGGAAGGAACTCGACGTCTCCTCGCGGAAGGGCAGCCGCATCGTCGACGCGCTGGTCGCGGAGGACCTCATCGAGCGCGAGGATACCGTCTACCAGGGCCACAACACCTACTATCTGACTCCCGCGGCGAAGGACCTCGACTTCTCGCTGCTGATGGCCGGCGACAAGCTCTCGCCGTTCGTCGGCGACGAGGAGACCGACCCACACAGCGACGCCTTCTCGCAGTGGGTGATGAGTCTCGCCTACGAAGAATAGAACCGCAAAACGTCGAGACGACGTCGTTCTCAGTCTTCCAGCGCGTCAGCGATGCGGTCCAGCGTCCGACGGACGTCGTGGACCTCGTCCCGGAGCTTGCGGACCTCGCGGGTCAGTTCCTCGTTGTCGCCCTCCTGTCCCTGACCGCCGGGGCCGCCACCCATGCCGGGGCCGCCGCCCATGCCGCCCGGGCCGCCGCCCATCATGCCGCCCATCATCTGCGCGAAGGGGTTGCCGCCCATGCCACCGCCGCCACCGCCCATCATCTCCTCGGGCGGGCCGCGCTCGCCGCCTTCGCCCTCTTCGCCCTCCTCGGCTCGCTGCTGTCGAATCTCCTCGACGCGCTCGCGGAAGGACTTCTCTTCGCTCTCGCTCTCCTCTCCGTCACCGGACTCGCTCTCTTCGGGTTCGTCTGCCATGCCTTCCGCTTTAGCGTCCCGATGGAAAAGGGTTGCCGTCGGGCACGGCACCGCGGGGTCGCGGCGGCCTACCCGAACGCGCCCAGACTCGATTGCAGTTCGCGGTCGGTCCCGCCGTCGTCGAGTTCGTACCCCACCAGGTCGCGCATGTCGACGGCGTAGGTGCTGCCGCTGGTATCGAGGACGAGGACCCGTCCCTGCGTCCCGCGGACGGTCCCGGACAGCAGCGTCTCGGCCATCGGGCGTTCGGTCAGGTCGAAACCGTAGTCGAACTTGTAGGTCGCGAGCGGGTCGAACTGCTCCAGCAGGCGCGCCCAGGCGTCCTCGTCGACGGACTCGTGGAGCCCCCGAACCTTCGTCGGGACGCGCACGCGGTCGCCGACGTCCGCGGCGATGTCGGCCTCTATCTGGCGCGCGATGCGG contains:
- the menE gene encoding o-succinylbenzoate--CoA ligase — encoded protein: MREPVDWPTRDPLAHRAAATPDRTALVDTETDREWSVRDLDATVDRLAARLTAIGPGDTDETEGRVGLLAATSAGFVAAVHAILRTGETVVPLNLQLTDAELSDHLARTAPDVLVCERDTEERAVSLFDGPVASLDRPETEGVSGLRPAKTAETNVEPPAWDRRDEAVVLFTSGTTGRAKGVRLTLGNLVASATASAFRLGVAPGDRWLCCLPTYHMGGLAPILRTALYGTTLVVQPSFDADKTARVLDTSGATGVSLVPTQLHRLLETGWHPPESLSAVLLGGAPASEDLLERALARDVPVYPTYGMTETASQVATATPAQVATDPETVGQPLVFTEVTVVDDSGNPVERGESGEVVVDGPTVTPGYLDAEETATATGEYGLHTGDVGRRDADGLLYILGRVDDTIVTGGENVHPSDVADALRSHPGVADAAVVGLPDEEWGERVAAMVVPGTDRVTVAEVESHARERLASYKVPKTIAFAPELPRTASGTLDREAVAQRLRE
- a CDS encoding NRDE family protein, which gives rise to MCTLALAWQVFEDAPVVVAANRDEMLDRASEPPARRDWEATAVAPQDAEADGTWLGYNEHGVLVAITNRWIDADPPAERSRGLLVRDALRHETAEDAIRYVERELDVRSYDGFNLLAVDENAALLVEWDGRRNVRNLDPGAHVVVNVGADGSYTIPTVRPDRGEEQATNADQLRTALQPEPGEQAREWLDRAAAAIADHDYGVCIHGDGFGTRSSSLVLLPSEGPATYEYADGPPCETPFEPVDAVL
- a CDS encoding helix-turn-helix transcriptional regulator; protein product: MSLSEAEENLSDDERRGLELVRETGGIHQSNFWKELDVSSRKGSRIVDALVAEDLIEREDTVYQGHNTYYLTPAAKDLDFSLLMAGDKLSPFVGDEETDPHSDAFSQWVMSLAYEE